tggcAAGCAATGATATATTTGATATCTGCAATACGCATTTCAGTGGCAAGAAAAGCATAGTATTTGATATTCTGAGGCTTGTGTCATAGAAGCCGGTAGCCTCAGAACCTAGGAGACATGTGGTACCAAtgttccatgtcatgtttttcatCATGTTCATTTATTTCCACTAGAGCAAGGATATATTGTAGCAAATTGTTCCTTCTGAATGCTCCCAAGTGCCTAAGAATGGCATCTTCAACTCCTTTCAGACCTTGTATAACCTCTCAGTTGTATGTAGAAATCTTTTTTATATACAGAATGCTACATAATCCCTGTAGCAAAGTCCCATGTAAAAGATTTTACATTTGAATCTCTGTTTAGATATAAGTTTCCTTCATGAAACCAAAGAGCAATTAAGAATATTATGTTTCTTTCAAGCTGATGAAATAATACTTTATTTAAATCAACAGAACCCAACAAAAACAAACGTTGCATTAATTTCTAACCTAGTTATTCTTATGTGTTTTTCTCACCTTACCTATCAAGCTATAGAACATAAGTCTTAATGACTACAATAGTaaacatttacttttgggtgagaTACACAATACTCTGATTCCTAGACAAGTCTAAATGATGCAAATTGGATCACTCTCTTAAGAAAATGGTTCGCCACAATTTTTCTCTCACAATTTCTCTTCCAATTTATCTCCATCATGATCCAACACAACCCAACCTGCCTACTCAAAACGTAGTAGAACTCCATCTTAAGATAAATATTTCTTTCCAAAAATATGATCACATCACTGACAAAAAATGTTTCTCGTTTTCTTCACATCATATTTGTAAGGTATGTGTCACAACAGTAGATGAACAACTTGTAATCCAAAAATGAACCCCAGACGTTTCAATACTAATTAACGAATTCATGGCATAATATGCAAGTAATGGCATTAGCTAATTAAAGCAACACCTCTGAATTTGCAGCTAAATTAGTCCAAGAACATTCAATCCTGATCTCGTGAAAGATAAACAAGCGTCGACAATGTTTTCTCATATGATGCAAAACCACTAAATTCACTCTCCATTTTCATATTTTCGTAAGTTCCATTTTCATATCAATTTCAGAAGGACACAACAATTGGCATACACTTTAAATTTGCAGCAATTGACTGGTTTGAGCAAGACAGTAACTAGTCTCTCCATTTCAGCATTCAAACGTACATATTCCATTATTTCGTATGACTATATTCCAACTCAATTATAGTCCAAGAACTAAGCAAACATCATTTACCACATCAACTATTTTAGTTTCCATCTTTAAAGTTGCGTATTTTGCAAAAGAGCAAAAGACACAAGAAAGCAACTGCTGCACCACTTCCAAACCCAAGAAACCCACAAAATCCCAGTGAAAACAATATAAGGTTCAAGAAGACATGCAAGAGATGGAGCAATTGCAGTCCCAATATCTCAACCTCGTCGTCCAAGAAACATCAAGAAAAGAAACCGGATTCACACCCAAAGGAAATGGAAACTTGCCCGAAGAAGCTCAAGAAAAAGAGCAAGAAACCAAGATCGAAGCAAACAGACATTAAAAGGCCGCACCTTTTCTCAGATCGATGGCCGGATAGATGAGAGGTAGCCAAGCCATCAGATAAGGGCGAGaaagaaacaaataaagaaagaaatctCTTCGGATTAGACCGAGGGTTTTCTCGGGATTCGTGACTCTCCCAGCTAGCTGCGTCCGCTTGGAATTCCCGCGGGAATATCTCAGAACCCCTTCGATTTCGCGTCGATCGCGACCACCACCACCATCGAAGGACGCTTCGTTGAAGAACCAAAGCAGCAAGAAAACGACAGAGACCTCCAATCTCTTCTTCTCCtcgcctctcctctctctctctctctctctctctctctcccctcaccCTCGTCTTTGCTGCTGCTGTTGACCCCTTGATACTAGCGACGAAACGGCGGAGTCGAGTGCTTTCAGCCGTCGGATCGTCTCGCTCGAGCGAATCCCATCCGTCGGCGTCGAGCGTCACTGCGAAGCGTCGACCGCCACGAGTGCGCCTGCGGCACATCTGAAAAGGAACAGGGAGGAGGCAGCGGTTGTTATGACAGGACACGTGGCGCCGTACGGGCTGTGGAACCGTGTGCTCGATGATCGAGTGGTTTGGTCCGGTCGTGCGTTGGGTCCCACCAAATAAATATGGTTGGCGACTTATTTCTATTTGGCCCTTTGCCACGTAAAATGACTCATCACGGGACTCGAAATCTCGATCTCGCGCACTCCACGGAAACGCTTCCGTTTCCCGACGCGACACGCGGGTCATCTTACAACTCGCCACGGCGTCGGTGCTGCCGCGTCATCATGTCGTAACTAAAGTCGCGTTGGCTACCGGAGCGGCTCCCGCTTCCGGCTTCCGTCCAAGAAACCAATATCTCGTTAAATCGACGATTCTGATGCCGATTTCAAGATCCATGTGGCAAATGCTCATCGAATCTGAGACGCGCTCAGCCTCCATCGTCCTTTCTCCGAGCTTCCTCCCCGCACCTCCGGAACCCCGGCCTCAACCCTAACCGTAATTCATTCTTCTCTTCGCGTCCATCTTCGACCCCCTACGCGGCGGCTCTCCTCTTCCACTTTCCTCCCATCCTCCGGTTCAGTTGCCGACTCCGCGATCCCGGTGGGAGAGCTCGTCGAGAGGGACTGGTCCTTCCTCGACGCAGACGCGAGAAACTCCGATGAGCCGCGGGCCGACAAGGCCCGCCGGATCATCGCGGCCGCTGAAATCAGCGAGGTCGGATCCAGGGTTCTTGCGGTACTCCCGACCGCGGATTAATCAACCGGGTGGTGGAGTCGGCCCCCTGCGAGCTCATGGTGGCGATCCACGCGTCGCTCTTCGTGCTTGCCATGATCAAAGAGAGCCATGACCGAGTGCGGTGCAGGCAGGGCGGTGTGGACGCCGTGCCGGAAAGGTTTTTGCCATTCGATGTGGCGTTTGTTCGCTATTTCCCTGGGATGGGGCGTTTCGATTGGCCAGTTGTTTAGTTCACTTGCTGGGACGTGCTCTCCAGGTTCCTTTCTTCTTCATTACCGAAAGATGCTATTTAAAAGGAACTAAAGTTGTATGTCTTACAGCATTTTGTGAGCAAAGCTTCAACCTTTGGTTATGTCCACTCGTACTTAAAATTTGGATTTCTTGAAATCCGGTCCCTCTGACTAGTTTGAATCTTTTCTCTTATTCTTTTTCCGTGCAAATTAGTTGTTGTGGATCAATTGCAGGGTTCTTAGAATGTTAATTTGATTACTAAACTGGCTAGCATTTTGCAAAGATATTTGGCAATTAGATAGATAGATCTGAACACTTTAAAAGTGGGCAACTTCAATAATTTAATAACAGAAATTTCATAGTGTGATCTAAAGTCTTTTGTTTGGATGTCTTTTGGCTTACTAGAACTGAACTTGAGGTGTAGAAATGGAAAGCTCTCTGTTTGCTGCGTGAAATCTTTCTCCCCATCATTGGAGTGAATGACCTTTTGACTGTTCCTTGTGACAATTGTTGCAGAAGAGAAAACTGAGGAGATTTATCATTTAACATGTCAGCAAGGCCTTTTTAAGATTATTATGACTAGTTCAATACTTGGATGTTTGAAATGCATTTCAGGACTCCTTAATGAACCTGTTGATCTTGTGCTAGATGATAATACATTAAGTTTTTCTCTTTTGATCTTGGAAAAAAATTAGCATGTGGGAAGGCTAAGATGAGAATTTCATCTGTGGTGTCTCTACGTGTATCGGGGGAAAATGTAACATCCCGATTAAGACCCCCGTCGAAAGTGAAAGAAGACTTAAATAAAAGGCTCCTTGGGTTCATTATTTTAATTTCGATTTAAACATTTTAGACTAGTGATTTAAGTTTAACGGAGTTAGTGAATCGATCATCTCATCAAATAAATAGTGCACTTGGTGATTTAAGCAGTGGCAGAGACTTGTCTAATAAAGCGAAGGTTAATCTGTTGTTAATTAGGACAACATCTCAGAAACAAGTTTTAGGGATTGCGAACTGTTCCAATTTCAGCTTTAGATTGGACTTGCCTAAGAATTAATGATTTGAAATGTCATTTTGGGAAACATAGTCCATCTTGTGTTGGTAACAACTACATTCATTATTGCATGTTGATTGTCTTCACATCTAAACCATTTTGTTACTGATCAAAATGACATTCCACTTACAAGTGACTAGAACATTTCAACTACTGCATTTTAAATAACCATTTCGGCATGTTTCTGCTATTGAACTTCCAAATATTTCTTCTGAATACTGTTGCAACTTTCTTCATGTTGACTCAATTTGTGATGCACAGGTGCAAGTGTAGTTGTCAGCTTTGATCAAGGGAGGGAGGTTGTCGAACAAACCCATATGCAGCAGTTCCGTGGCATTGTAACCTATCACTTGCCCGACAAAATAACACTAGAAATAGCGGCAACCGAACTTTCATTTCAGGTAACAAGATTTATTGATGAGCCTATCTTTTATTGAGTGGGAAAACTTAGTTCAGTGATTTGTTGTAATGACTTGGCATGTCTCCCTTTTTTTCATGTGTTCAAGAAATGGCCATGCCTAAGAGTGAAATCTGCCTTGTGGTTTTGACTTTGCATGTGACCCATATTGGGCCAGGATTCTTAGAATGATGGCTTTATGGATATGAAATTTGCTCGAGCTGTTCCAGCTAGTCTCATTCTCCTTTGTAATATTGAAATGATCATTCTTGTGGATGCTTTTGAAAGAAACAATATTATGCTTTGGTAGGAGAGAAACTCATGAATGATCTAATTCCATATTTTGTTGCATTTTTTACTTGTTTGTAGCTTAATCTCATGCCGTCCACATTTTTCCTATCTATATATGTTGATGTACAAAAAGCAATAGATGTTAATGTCTGTCTAAAAAGAAGCAATAGATGTTACTAACTTTACTGAATTCTTTTAGAGAAGAtacagtctttttttttttgcggtGAGCTTACCGCGTGTCTACCGGTGAGCGAATTCTCAGTACATTGAAGCTCTCAGCGGTCGGAAGAACGCGCCAACCTGTTCGATGAAATGCGTCGGATCTACTCTTATCAGATTTATTTAGTTCCTACAATCTCTACAATTTCTGCGGTAATCATCAATCAATAGTCAACAAGCTGCAACCTTCAAGGTGTTCGGAATTACAAGCATCGTTCATAGGAGCTATATGACAAACAGTAGTGTCGAAATATCGATATTTTGAACGATCAAAACAGTAGTAGTGTGCAATTAAGTTGCAGCTCCATCCACAGCAGCAGAGTTGAGCTCCCTCAGCATGGCCACCACCTGCAGCATGTTGGGCCTCTTCGACGGGAAGTCCTCCACGCACTGCagcgtgatctccatgaacctggcCATCTCCTTATCCTCCTCTGCGCCGTTTGTGAGCAGGAGCTCCCCGTCGAACACCTCCCTCCCTTTCCCTTCCCTCACCTTCATCTTCACCCAGCCCACCAGGTTGGTGTCCCCGAAGTCCTCCCTGTCGGTAGGGCGCCTCCCCGTCAGCAGCTCCAGCATCACCACCCCGAAGGAGTACACGTCGCCCTTGGCGGTGCAGCGGAAGCTCTGGTAGTACTCCGGCGGCACGTACCCGGGCGTGCCGGCGAGCGTGCTCACGCTCAGGTGCGTGTCCAGCGCGCTGATCAGCCTAGCCATGCCGAAGTCGGACACTCTTGCGTCCATTTGGTCGTCCAACAGCACGTTGCTCGACTTCATGTCGCGGTGGATGATGTGGGGGATGCAGTTGTGGTGGAGGAAGCACAGGCCCTTGGCGGCGCCGCGCGcgatcttcttcctctcctcccagcTCAGCGCCGCGTCCCGCGGCTTCGTTCGGCCGTGCAGCATGTCCTCGAGGCTCCCGAAGGTCATGTACTCGTAGACGAGCAGCCTCTCTTCCCCCACCTTGCAGTAGCCCAGCAGCGGCACCAGGTTCCTGTGCTTTATCTTGCCTAGCGTCTCCATCTCCGCCATGAACTCCCGGTCACCCTGGTAGCTCAGATGTATCAGCTTCTTGATCGCGACGCTCGATCCGTCCTTGAGCGTGGCTTTGAACACCTCGCCGAAGCCGCCGCACCCGATGAGGCTGGCCGCGGAGAAGCCGTTGGTGGCCTCGATGAGCTGCGAGAACTTGAGTTTGCGGAGCTGCCGCTGGAAGGTGGCGACGTTGATGCTCAGAGGCTCCTTCTCCTTCTCGATCTTCCATGTTGTCGCCGCATGCGTGGCTTGCAGGCTGCTTAGCATCTTGGCTTCCTCTGCCTCCCTGTGCCTCGCGCGCATGACGATTGCCCACACTATAAGAACGCACAGCGAAGCCACCGAGACGAGGACCCCGAGAACGACGCTGTTCGCCCAAGCGGCTGCCGAGCTTCTTCTCTCCTGCTTCCCGTAGCTCGACGGAATGGCGGTCGGGAGATTGCTCGGTGGCTGGCACGGGGGCAGCGGGACGCCGCAGAGGCCCGGGTTGTTCGCGTACTGGCTCGCCGGAAGCGTGGTGAGCTGCCCTCTCGCCGGAATCGGCCCCGACAAGTTGTTGTCCGACAGGTCGATCTGCACCAAGAATGAGAGGTTGGAGAAGGACTCCGGAATGCTCCCCTGCATCCTGTTGTGCGAAGCATCAAAGACGCCGAGGTTTCGGAGGCGGCCGAGGGTGGCCGGAATCTCCCCTGTCAACCTGTTGTGCGCCAAGTCGAGCACCTGCAGCACCACCATGTCTCCGAATTCCTCGGGGATGTTGCCGTAGAGCTCGTTGTAGGATAGATCGAGGTACTCCAGTGTTTGGTAGTGCGTCCAGTCGCTGAGCGCCGCGCCGGAGTACAATCGAGTGAAGTCGCAGGTCTTCAGCGTCGGCACCTGCAGTAGCCTCTCCGGCCTGATCCCCGCGAACTCCAGCAGCCCTCCCACCCCTTTGCAGGAATTCCCCACGTTTCTGACGAATGCCAAGGTGTTGCCCGACAGAATTCCACTCGAcgccttggctcccagctgccggCCAAGGCGCGGCGGGATCTCACCCCTGAGCCTATTGCTGTTCAGGTCCAGCCACACCAAGCTACTGCAGTTGCCGAGCTCCCTGGGGATCTCCCCGCTCAGGCTA
This Musa acuminata AAA Group cultivar baxijiao chromosome BXJ1-2, Cavendish_Baxijiao_AAA, whole genome shotgun sequence DNA region includes the following protein-coding sequences:
- the LOC135607054 gene encoding brassinosteroid LRR receptor kinase BRL2-like; protein product: MLAFPSSLCTPRMDGHFQMLSPAVMLLLLLFMKLPSSLSSSSTSTETDRDALVLFKNSIQEDPNGVLWSWQLNQSPCSWYGVSCWQGRATELDLSSCHLSGTLSFRPLSSLDMLSVLNLSSNAFYINSTSALLQLPPSLQRLDLSSAGLSGLVPEDFSRKYPNLEHVNLSHNNLTGSLPANLMPQSGNLRVLDLSFNNFSGGMSDLVVLGNSCKGLLYLDLSANRIADAIPSSLSNCNGLRTLNLSSNAVTGEIPQSFGELRRLERLDLSDNYITGSIPYGLGNACGSLVQLKLSDNNISGALPDSFYSCYSLRLLDLANNNMSGPLLNDMLQNLGSLESLLVSNNFISGPFPSSVLRLQQLRIADFSSNKLTGAIPPDVCSGESSLEELRVPDNLITGRIPAQLSNCSQLKTIDLSINYLQGPIPPELGRLKNLEHLMLWFNGLHGPIPAELGQCSRLRNLIVNNNFISGDMPVELFNCSNLEWIALTSNGITGEIRPEFGLLSRLAVLQLANNSLSGEIPRELGNCSSLVWLDLNSNRLRGEIPPRLGRQLGAKASSGILSGNTLAFVRNVGNSCKGVGGLLEFAGIRPERLLQVPTLKTCDFTRLYSGAALSDWTHYQTLEYLDLSYNELYGNIPEEFGDMVVLQVLDLAHNRLTGEIPATLGRLRNLGVFDASHNRMQGSIPESFSNLSFLVQIDLSDNNLSGPIPARGQLTTLPASQYANNPGLCGVPLPPCQPPSNLPTAIPSSYGKQERRSSAAAWANSVVLGVLVSVASLCVLIVWAIVMRARHREAEEAKMLSSLQATHAATTWKIEKEKEPLSINVATFQRQLRKLKFSQLIEATNGFSAASLIGCGGFGEVFKATLKDGSSVAIKKLIHLSYQGDREFMAEMETLGKIKHRNLVPLLGYCKVGEERLLVYEYMTFGSLEDMLHGRTKPRDAALSWEERKKIARGAAKGLCFLHHNCIPHIIHRDMKSSNVLLDDQMDARVSDFGMARLISALDTHLSVSTLAGTPGYVPPEYYQSFRCTAKGDVYSFGVVMLELLTGRRPTDREDFGDTNLVGWVKMKVREGKGREVFDGELLLTNGAEEDKEMARFMEITLQCVEDFPSKRPNMLQVVAMLRELNSAAVDGAAT